The Streptomyces sp. RKAG293 genome includes a region encoding these proteins:
- a CDS encoding GNAT family N-acetyltransferase: protein MFATSLGDGAELRPLEPWQAEEFLAHMDRGREYIGQHVGLPDATADLDSARNWLQSYADKTAADAGRLYGIWLDGLLVGGVLFRVFDAKAETCEAGCWLEPAAAGRGLVTRAVRVIIDWAIEQRGIHRVEWLVSSKNTPSINVAKRLGMSRDGVQRESSLYRGIRQDTEIWSVLAPEWRSARSADPSRS, encoded by the coding sequence ATGTTCGCGACATCGCTGGGTGACGGAGCCGAACTGCGGCCGCTGGAACCCTGGCAGGCCGAGGAGTTCCTCGCCCACATGGACCGCGGCCGCGAATACATCGGCCAGCACGTCGGACTGCCCGACGCCACCGCCGACCTCGACTCGGCGCGGAACTGGCTCCAGTCCTACGCCGACAAGACCGCCGCCGACGCCGGCCGGCTGTACGGCATCTGGCTCGACGGGCTCCTCGTGGGCGGCGTCCTCTTCCGGGTCTTCGACGCGAAGGCCGAGACCTGTGAGGCCGGTTGCTGGCTGGAGCCGGCCGCCGCCGGCCGCGGTCTGGTCACCCGTGCGGTACGCGTGATCATCGACTGGGCGATCGAGCAGCGCGGAATCCACCGAGTGGAGTGGCTGGTGTCCTCCAAGAACACACCGAGCATCAACGTGGCCAAGCGGCTCGGCATGAGCCGTGACGGGGTCCAGCGCGAGAGCTCCCTCTACCGGGGCATCCGGCAGGACACCGAGATCTGGTCGGTGCTCGCCCCCGAGTGGCGTTCCGCGCGTTCCGCCGACCCCTCCCGGTCCTGA
- the hypB gene encoding hydrogenase nickel incorporation protein HypB: protein MNGETLTLEQRVLAKNEDVASRNRDWLSGQGIVAVNLMSSPGAGKTTLLERTIGDLAGRRAVSVIEGDQETTLDADRIKRAGCAVVQVNTGAGCHLDAEMMHGALRTLSPAPGSLILVENVGNLVCPALFDLGERSKVVIISVTEGTDKPLKYPYMFAAADLVIINKIDLLPYVDFDVDRCAEYARSVNPKVRVLTVSATTGEGMADWYDWVAEQY, encoded by the coding sequence GTGAACGGCGAGACGCTCACCCTGGAGCAGAGAGTGCTCGCCAAGAACGAGGATGTCGCGTCGCGCAACCGCGACTGGCTGTCCGGCCAGGGGATCGTGGCGGTGAATCTGATGAGTTCACCGGGAGCCGGAAAGACCACGCTGCTGGAACGAACGATCGGTGATCTCGCGGGCAGACGTGCGGTGTCGGTCATCGAGGGTGATCAGGAGACCACGCTGGACGCCGACCGGATCAAGCGGGCCGGATGCGCGGTGGTCCAGGTGAACACCGGGGCGGGATGTCATCTCGACGCGGAGATGATGCACGGCGCCCTGAGGACCCTGTCTCCCGCCCCCGGTTCGCTGATCCTGGTCGAGAACGTGGGCAACCTGGTGTGCCCCGCGCTGTTCGACCTGGGTGAGCGCAGCAAGGTCGTCATCATCTCGGTCACCGAGGGCACGGACAAGCCACTGAAGTACCCGTACATGTTCGCCGCAGCGGATCTGGTCATCATCAACAAGATCGATCTGCTGCCCTACGTCGATTTCGACGTCGACCGCTGCGCGGAGTACGCGCGGTCGGTGAATCCGAAGGTGCGGGTGCTGACCGTGTCGGCGACGACGGGCGAGGGCATGGCCGACTGGTACGACTGGGTGGCGGAGCAGTACTGA
- a CDS encoding hydrogenase maturation nickel metallochaperone HypA, translating to MHELSITQSVVDAVCERAAGRPVQVVTVRVGMLTAVVADAMRFCFDLVTAGTVAEGARLEIDQPAGAGHCRACDTEFTLADLILLCPCGSADVEITSGQELQIISMKVG from the coding sequence ATGCATGAATTGTCGATTACGCAGAGCGTCGTCGACGCGGTATGTGAACGCGCCGCCGGCCGGCCGGTACAGGTGGTGACCGTCCGGGTGGGAATGCTGACCGCGGTGGTGGCCGACGCGATGCGCTTCTGCTTCGATCTGGTCACCGCGGGGACAGTGGCCGAAGGCGCACGCCTGGAGATCGACCAGCCCGCCGGCGCCGGCCATTGCCGTGCGTGCGACACCGAATTCACGCTGGCCGATCTGATCCTCCTGTGCCCGTGCGGCAGTGCCGATGTGGAGATCACATCGGGTCAGGAGCTCCAGATCATCTCGATGAAAGTGGGCTGA
- a CDS encoding hydrogenase expression protein HypE, with protein MPTEAAIKAEETLIHVLWINAGLSCDGDSVALTAATQPSIEEIALGALPGLPQVAVHWPLIDFECGPTGGADDFLEWFFKADRGELEPFVLVVEGSIPNEQLHDEGYWSGFGNDPATGQPMTTSEWLDRLAPKATAIVAVGTCATYGGIHAMAGNPTGAMGVPDYLGWDWKSKAGIPIVCVPGCPIQPDNLSETLTYLLYMATDQAPMIPLDDALRPAWLFGQTVHEGCDRAGYYEQGDFATEYGSPKCIVKLGCWGPTVKCNVPKRGWMNGIGGCPNVGGICIGCTMPGFPDKFMPFMDEPPGGKLSTNTVGLYGATMRRLRHITTHTLDREPKWRKPGKDLTTGATRTW; from the coding sequence ATGCCGACAGAGGCTGCAATAAAAGCGGAAGAGACACTGATCCATGTTCTGTGGATCAATGCGGGTCTCAGCTGTGACGGCGATTCGGTGGCACTGACCGCCGCCACCCAGCCCAGCATCGAGGAGATCGCCCTCGGTGCCCTGCCCGGGCTGCCCCAGGTGGCCGTGCACTGGCCGCTCATCGATTTCGAATGCGGCCCCACCGGCGGCGCCGACGACTTCCTCGAGTGGTTCTTCAAGGCCGACAGAGGTGAGCTGGAACCGTTCGTCCTGGTCGTCGAGGGGTCGATCCCCAACGAGCAGCTGCACGACGAGGGCTACTGGTCGGGCTTCGGCAACGACCCCGCCACCGGTCAGCCGATGACCACCAGCGAGTGGCTCGACCGGCTGGCCCCGAAGGCCACCGCCATCGTCGCGGTCGGCACCTGCGCAACCTATGGCGGCATCCACGCCATGGCGGGCAATCCGACCGGGGCCATGGGAGTGCCGGACTATCTGGGCTGGGACTGGAAGTCCAAGGCCGGAATCCCGATCGTGTGCGTCCCCGGGTGCCCCATCCAGCCGGACAACCTTTCGGAAACCCTCACGTATCTGCTGTACATGGCCACCGACCAGGCCCCGATGATTCCCCTCGACGACGCACTGCGTCCGGCATGGCTGTTCGGCCAGACGGTGCACGAGGGCTGCGACCGGGCGGGCTACTACGAGCAGGGCGACTTCGCGACCGAATACGGTTCGCCGAAATGCATCGTCAAGCTCGGCTGCTGGGGCCCCACCGTCAAATGCAACGTGCCGAAGCGCGGCTGGATGAACGGTATCGGCGGCTGTCCCAACGTCGGTGGAATCTGCATCGGCTGCACCATGCCGGGATTCCCGGACAAGTTCATGCCCTTCATGGACGAGCCCCCCGGCGGGAAGCTCTCCACGAACACCGTCGGACTGTACGGCGCGACGATGCGGCGGCTGCGCCACATCACGACGCACACGCTCGACCGGGAGCCCAAGTGGCGCAAGCCCGGAAAAGACCTCACGACCGGTGCCACCCGCACTTGGTGA
- a CDS encoding nickel-dependent hydrogenase large subunit, protein MTATQRKGGSGTQGKDGLVEMAWDPITRIVGSLGIYTKIDFKQRVVAECHSTSSIFRGYSVFMKGKDPRDAHFITSRICGICGDNHATCSCYAQNMAYGVKPPHLGEWIVNLGEAAEYMFDHNIFQENLVGVDYCEKMVAETNPGVLEKANRTDSPHAEAHGYKTIGDIMRSLNPFTGEFYREALQVSRMTREMFCLMEGRHVHPSTLYPGGVGTVATIQLMTDYITRLMRYVEFMKKVVPMHDDLFDFFYEALPGYEMVGNRRILLGCWGSFQDPEHCNFEYKDMTDWGRKMYVTPGVVVDGKLVTTDLVEINLGIRILLGSSYYNDWEEQEMFVTHDPLGNPVDRRHPWNQHTNPQPQKRDLGDKYSWVMSPRWFDGKDYLALDTGGGPLARLWTTALAGLVDIGYIKATGNSVQINLPKTALKGPVELEWRIPQWSNTIERNRARTYFQAYAAACALHFAEKALVEIRAGRTKTWEKFEVPEEAVGCGFTEAVRGVLSHHLVIRDGKIANYHPYPPTPWNASPRDSYGTPGPYEDAVQGQPIFEENDRENFKGIDIMRTVRSFDPCLPCGVHMYLGEGKKIERLHSPTQSAGGE, encoded by the coding sequence ATGACCGCGACGCAACGCAAGGGTGGCAGCGGAACCCAGGGCAAAGACGGACTGGTGGAGATGGCGTGGGACCCCATCACCCGCATCGTCGGCAGCCTGGGTATCTACACGAAGATCGACTTCAAGCAGCGTGTGGTCGCGGAATGTCACAGCACGAGCTCCATCTTCCGCGGCTACTCGGTCTTCATGAAGGGCAAGGACCCGCGCGACGCGCACTTCATCACCAGCCGGATCTGCGGGATCTGCGGTGACAACCACGCCACATGTTCCTGTTACGCGCAGAACATGGCCTATGGGGTGAAGCCGCCGCACCTCGGCGAATGGATCGTCAATCTCGGCGAAGCCGCGGAATACATGTTCGACCACAACATCTTCCAGGAGAACCTGGTGGGGGTCGACTACTGCGAGAAGATGGTCGCCGAGACCAACCCCGGGGTGCTGGAGAAGGCCAATCGGACCGATTCCCCGCACGCGGAAGCCCATGGGTACAAGACCATCGGCGACATCATGCGCTCGCTCAACCCGTTCACCGGCGAGTTCTACCGCGAGGCACTCCAGGTGAGCCGCATGACCCGGGAGATGTTCTGCCTGATGGAGGGCCGCCATGTGCATCCCTCCACGCTCTATCCCGGTGGTGTGGGCACCGTCGCGACGATCCAGCTGATGACCGACTACATCACCCGGCTCATGCGGTACGTCGAGTTCATGAAGAAGGTCGTGCCCATGCACGACGATCTCTTCGACTTCTTCTACGAGGCGCTGCCCGGATACGAGATGGTCGGCAACCGCCGCATTCTGCTCGGCTGCTGGGGATCCTTCCAGGATCCCGAACACTGCAACTTCGAGTACAAGGACATGACCGACTGGGGCCGGAAGATGTACGTGACCCCCGGCGTCGTCGTCGACGGGAAACTGGTCACCACCGACCTGGTCGAGATCAACCTCGGCATCCGCATTCTGCTCGGCTCGTCGTACTACAACGACTGGGAAGAGCAGGAGATGTTCGTGACCCACGACCCGCTCGGCAATCCGGTCGACCGCCGGCACCCGTGGAACCAGCACACCAACCCGCAGCCGCAGAAGCGCGACCTGGGCGACAAGTACAGCTGGGTGATGTCACCGCGCTGGTTCGACGGCAAGGACTATCTCGCCCTCGACACCGGTGGCGGACCGCTGGCCCGACTGTGGACCACGGCGCTGGCCGGGCTGGTCGACATCGGCTACATCAAGGCCACCGGCAACAGCGTGCAGATCAATCTCCCCAAGACCGCGCTCAAGGGTCCGGTGGAGCTGGAATGGCGCATCCCGCAGTGGAGCAACACCATCGAGCGGAACCGGGCGCGCACCTACTTCCAGGCCTACGCGGCTGCCTGCGCGCTGCACTTCGCGGAGAAGGCGCTCGTGGAGATCCGCGCGGGACGCACGAAGACCTGGGAGAAGTTCGAGGTCCCGGAAGAGGCGGTGGGCTGCGGTTTCACCGAGGCGGTGCGCGGCGTCCTCTCGCATCACCTGGTGATCCGCGACGGCAAGATCGCCAACTACCACCCGTACCCGCCGACTCCGTGGAACGCGAGCCCGCGCGACTCCTACGGCACGCCGGGGCCCTACGAGGACGCGGTGCAGGGCCAGCCGATCTTCGAGGAGAACGACCGGGAGAACTTCAAGGGCATCGACATCATGCGCACAGTGCGCAGCTTCGACCCCTGTCTGCCGTGCGGCGTGCACATGTACCTCGGCGAGGGCAAGAAGATCGAGCGGCTGCACTCCCCCACCCAGTCCGCGGGCGGTGAATGA
- a CDS encoding NifU family protein — protein sequence MAEHSEESPAPDAASTGPVPSAATPSDWRATGERIDTLIAASASGGAIARERSEELVRLVTDFYGAGLEQLLDLLHEQGHLTDDVLASFAADELVASLLLVHGLHPYSVETRVEKALESVRPYLGSHGGDVELLGVSDDGVVRLRLLGSCDGCPSSSATLKLAVQGAVEAAAPEITTIEVETTADEESGAAGPMVPVEALFSRLHETVPAPDDSGASWELVPELAGLESGAVTRFTAGLVPVLACRIGSDLFAFRDRCARCERPLEGAVLARRLGGASGDGVLRCPACLAHYDVRRAGACVEAEDLHLDPLPLLADGATVSLAVPTPAAT from the coding sequence GTGGCCGAGCACAGCGAAGAATCGCCCGCGCCCGACGCGGCATCGACCGGCCCCGTACCGTCCGCCGCCACGCCGTCCGACTGGCGGGCGACCGGTGAGCGCATCGACACCCTGATCGCCGCCAGCGCGTCGGGGGGTGCCATCGCGCGTGAACGCAGCGAGGAACTGGTCCGGCTCGTCACCGATTTCTACGGTGCCGGGCTGGAACAGCTGCTCGACCTCCTTCATGAGCAGGGCCATCTCACCGATGACGTCCTGGCCTCCTTCGCCGCGGACGAGCTGGTCGCGAGTCTGCTGCTCGTGCACGGCCTGCACCCGTACAGCGTGGAGACGCGCGTCGAGAAGGCGCTGGAGAGCGTACGGCCCTATCTGGGCTCGCACGGCGGCGACGTGGAGCTGCTCGGTGTGTCCGACGACGGTGTGGTCAGGCTGCGGCTGCTCGGCAGCTGCGACGGCTGCCCGTCCTCCTCGGCCACCCTCAAGCTCGCCGTGCAGGGGGCCGTCGAGGCGGCCGCTCCCGAGATCACCACGATCGAGGTCGAGACCACCGCCGACGAGGAGTCCGGAGCCGCCGGGCCGATGGTCCCGGTCGAGGCGCTGTTCTCCCGCCTCCACGAGACCGTTCCCGCTCCTGACGACTCCGGCGCGTCCTGGGAGCTCGTCCCGGAACTGGCCGGCCTCGAATCCGGTGCCGTCACACGGTTCACCGCCGGGCTCGTCCCGGTGCTGGCCTGCCGCATCGGCTCGGACCTGTTCGCCTTCCGGGACCGCTGTGCCCGGTGCGAGCGGCCGCTGGAGGGCGCCGTACTGGCCCGGCGGCTGGGCGGCGCCTCGGGCGACGGGGTGCTGCGGTGCCCCGCCTGCCTCGCGCACTACGACGTGCGGCGGGCCGGTGCCTGTGTCGAGGCGGAGGATCTGCACCTGGACCCGCTGCCACTGCTCGCGGACGGTGCGACCGTCTCGCTCGCCGTACCCACCCCGGCGGCGACATGA
- a CDS encoding DUF5947 family protein, with protein MISGSRSASPVASLLRVTRNRPQPAAGERCEMCAESIDPGHSHVVNLESRALMCSCRACYLLFSDQDAHLRYRAVPERFLSFDGPTVDERTWDTLQIPVGLAFLFRNSVQDRTIAFYPGPAGATESELPLDAWDTIVEANPQLAVLRPDVEALLVRRADGVGGSCHLVPIDACYELVGRLRSLWRGFDGGREAHDAMDVFFAYVAERSRPATLDDRS; from the coding sequence ATGATCAGCGGAAGCCGCTCGGCGTCACCTGTGGCCTCGCTGCTCCGGGTGACGCGCAACCGTCCGCAGCCGGCCGCCGGAGAACGCTGCGAGATGTGCGCGGAGTCGATCGACCCGGGTCACTCGCATGTGGTGAACCTGGAGAGCCGGGCCCTGATGTGCAGTTGCCGGGCCTGCTACCTGCTGTTCAGCGATCAGGACGCGCACTTGCGCTATCGCGCGGTCCCCGAGCGGTTTCTGTCCTTCGACGGTCCGACCGTCGACGAACGGACCTGGGACACCCTGCAGATCCCGGTCGGGCTGGCCTTCCTGTTCCGCAACTCCGTCCAGGACCGCACCATCGCGTTCTATCCGGGTCCTGCGGGCGCCACCGAGTCCGAACTGCCGCTGGATGCCTGGGACACCATCGTGGAGGCCAACCCCCAGCTGGCCGTCCTGCGCCCCGATGTGGAGGCGCTGCTGGTGCGCCGCGCAGACGGCGTCGGCGGGTCCTGCCACCTGGTGCCCATCGACGCCTGCTACGAACTGGTCGGCAGGCTCCGGTCCCTGTGGCGCGGCTTCGACGGCGGCCGCGAGGCGCACGACGCGATGGACGTGTTCTTCGCCTACGTGGCGGAGCGCAGCCGGCCCGCGACCCTGGACGACCGGTCGTGA